In Arsenicicoccus dermatophilus, a genomic segment contains:
- a CDS encoding DUF808 domain-containing protein → MAGGLAALLDDIATMAKLAAASVDDVGVAATRASVKAAGVVVDDTAVTPRYVTGFTPDRELPMIRRIAIGSLRNKLLFILPAALLLSQFASWALTPLLMLGGLYLSFEGAEKVWEKLSGHGHDADEHTAVDMGDDAEKEMTASAIRTDFILSSEIMVIALNEVAQEPLLNRALSLVAVAFLITFGVYGVVALIVKMDDIGLALARRDSGAARAVGNGLVRGMPALLRALALVGTVAMLWVGGHILLAGLDELGWHAPYGLVHHAEEAVVHATGPLGGVLGWLTNTIGSAIAGILVGAVVVAIMHLVRRDGGDEVHHH, encoded by the coding sequence ATGGCCGGCGGACTCGCTGCCCTGCTCGACGACATCGCCACCATGGCCAAGCTCGCCGCCGCCTCGGTCGACGACGTGGGCGTGGCGGCCACCCGCGCCAGCGTCAAGGCGGCAGGCGTCGTCGTCGACGACACCGCGGTGACCCCGCGCTACGTCACGGGATTCACCCCGGACCGGGAGCTGCCGATGATCCGGCGCATCGCGATCGGCTCGCTGCGCAACAAGCTGCTCTTCATCCTCCCGGCTGCCCTGCTGCTGAGCCAGTTCGCCTCCTGGGCGCTCACCCCCCTGCTCATGCTGGGCGGTCTCTACCTGTCCTTCGAGGGCGCCGAGAAGGTGTGGGAGAAGCTCTCCGGCCATGGCCACGACGCGGACGAGCACACGGCCGTGGACATGGGCGACGACGCCGAGAAGGAGATGACCGCCAGCGCCATCCGCACCGACTTCATCCTCTCCTCGGAGATCATGGTGATCGCGCTGAACGAGGTCGCCCAGGAGCCGCTGCTCAACCGGGCGCTGTCGCTCGTCGCGGTGGCCTTCCTGATCACCTTCGGGGTGTATGGCGTGGTGGCGCTCATCGTCAAGATGGACGACATCGGCCTGGCGCTGGCGCGCCGGGACTCCGGCGCCGCGCGCGCGGTGGGCAACGGCCTGGTGCGTGGGATGCCGGCCTTGCTGCGGGCGCTCGCACTCGTCGGGACGGTGGCGATGCTGTGGGTGGGTGGTCACATCCTGCTGGCCGGGCTGGACGAGCTGGGGTGGCACGCGCCATACGGCCTGGTCCACCACGCGGAGGAGGCCGTCGTCCACGCGACCGGCCCCCTGGGCGGCGTCCTCGGCTGGCTGACCAACACCATCGGCTCGGCCATCGCCGGGATCCTCGTGGGCGCCGTGGTCGTCGCGATCATGCACCTCGTGCGCCGGGACGGCGGCGACGAGGTCCACCACCACTGA
- a CDS encoding LysR substrate-binding domain-containing protein, protein MNLRDLEYLVALADERHFGRAAARAYVSQPTLSTQIRKLESELGVDLVERGSRQVLLTAAGEQVVARARAILAQADDIRDIARSARDPRAGRLRLGVFPTLGPYLLPHVVPGLRRRFPDLELLLTEAKTGELVAQVHAGALDAALIALPVPDEALHAELLWREDFLLAVPESHRLADPATPVTSASLAGEELLLLAEGHCLRDQALDVCRATGAGVQSGFQATSLETLRHMVAAGVGTTLLPRLAVSPPTTNPEGVALRELGGETPHRDIALVWRRTTVHGALLTELAEELRAVPTDLVSPVPAGSVAECPAHPRSRAVPGRA, encoded by the coding sequence GTGAACCTGCGCGACCTGGAGTACCTCGTCGCGCTCGCCGACGAGCGGCACTTCGGCCGGGCCGCGGCCCGGGCCTATGTCTCCCAGCCGACGCTCTCCACGCAGATCCGCAAGCTGGAGTCCGAGCTCGGCGTGGACCTGGTGGAGCGGGGCTCCCGACAGGTGCTGCTCACGGCGGCGGGGGAGCAGGTCGTGGCCCGGGCCCGGGCGATCCTGGCCCAGGCCGACGACATCCGCGACATCGCCCGCTCGGCCCGCGACCCGCGGGCCGGGCGGCTGCGCCTGGGCGTCTTCCCGACCCTCGGCCCCTACCTGCTGCCGCACGTGGTCCCCGGGCTGCGGCGCCGGTTCCCCGACCTCGAGCTGCTGCTGACCGAGGCCAAGACCGGCGAGCTGGTCGCCCAGGTCCACGCGGGTGCGCTCGACGCGGCGCTCATCGCCCTGCCGGTCCCCGACGAGGCCCTGCACGCGGAGCTGCTGTGGCGGGAAGACTTCCTGCTCGCCGTCCCGGAGTCCCACCGGCTCGCCGATCCTGCGACCCCGGTCACCTCCGCCTCGCTGGCCGGCGAGGAGCTGCTGCTCCTCGCCGAGGGCCACTGCCTGCGCGACCAGGCGCTCGACGTGTGCCGGGCCACCGGCGCGGGCGTGCAGTCGGGATTCCAGGCGACCTCCTTGGAGACCTTGCGGCACATGGTCGCCGCGGGCGTGGGCACGACCCTGCTGCCCCGGCTCGCCGTCTCGCCCCCGACGACCAATCCTGAGGGTGTCGCCCTGCGCGAGCTCGGCGGGGAGACCCCTCACCGGGACATCGCCCTGGTCTGGCGCCGCACCACCGTCCACGGTGCGCTGCTGACCGAGCTCGCGGAGGAGCTGCGGGCGGTCCCGACGGACCTCGTCTCGCCGGTCCCCGCCGGATCGGTCGCCGAGTGCCCGGCGCACCCGCGCAGCAGGGCGGTTCCCGGCCGAGCATGA
- the ahpF gene encoding alkyl hydroperoxide reductase subunit F — MPVLDADLTTQVKTLLENVKEPIELVASLDDRPKSEEMRSLLEEIAAQSDRVTARFDGDAERRPSFRIERTGTDHAVEFAGLPMGHEFTSLVLALLQVGGHPVKEDAELVEQVKGIDRDLHFVTYMSLSCQNCPTVVQALNAMAALNPRIRHTAVEGSLFQDEIEEHGIKAVPTVYLDGELFESGRMTMADILGRIDSGAADRAAQRLAEKEPYEVLVVGQGPAGATAAIYTARKGIRTGLVGERFGGQVLDTMAIENFASVPYTEGPRFADGLKEHVGQYDVDVVSGPLATELVPAQSEGGYHVVKFGDAELKARSVVLATGARWRHMGVPGEEEYRNKGVTFCPHCDGPLFKGKRIAVIGGGNSGVEAAIDLAGVVGHVTVLEFMPQMRADQVLQDKLRSLPNVDVLLNVATTEVVGDGKAVTGLRYDERESGESKKLELEGIFVQIGLLPNTEWLKGSVELSERGEIVVDGHGRTSIPGVLGAGDCTTVPYKQIVVAEGAGATAALSAFDHLIRTSAPATT; from the coding sequence GTGCCCGTCCTCGACGCCGACCTCACCACCCAGGTCAAGACCCTCCTGGAGAACGTCAAGGAGCCCATCGAGCTGGTGGCCTCCCTCGACGACCGCCCCAAGTCCGAGGAGATGCGTTCGCTGCTCGAGGAGATCGCCGCGCAGTCGGACCGGGTGACCGCACGCTTCGACGGGGACGCCGAACGCCGTCCGTCCTTCCGGATCGAGCGGACCGGGACCGACCACGCGGTCGAGTTCGCGGGCCTGCCCATGGGGCACGAGTTCACCTCGCTGGTGCTGGCGCTGCTGCAGGTCGGCGGCCACCCGGTCAAGGAGGACGCCGAGCTCGTCGAGCAGGTCAAGGGCATCGACCGCGACCTGCACTTCGTCACCTACATGTCGCTCAGCTGCCAGAACTGCCCCACGGTCGTCCAGGCGCTCAACGCCATGGCCGCGCTGAACCCCCGCATCCGCCACACCGCGGTCGAGGGCAGCCTGTTCCAGGACGAGATCGAGGAGCACGGCATCAAGGCCGTCCCCACGGTCTACCTCGACGGCGAGCTGTTCGAGTCGGGCCGGATGACCATGGCCGACATCCTCGGCCGCATCGACTCCGGCGCCGCCGACCGCGCCGCCCAGCGCCTCGCCGAGAAGGAGCCCTACGAGGTGCTCGTCGTCGGCCAGGGCCCCGCCGGCGCGACCGCCGCGATCTACACCGCCCGCAAGGGAATCCGCACCGGCCTGGTGGGGGAGCGCTTCGGCGGCCAGGTCCTGGACACCATGGCGATCGAGAACTTCGCCTCCGTCCCCTACACCGAGGGTCCGCGCTTCGCCGACGGCCTCAAGGAGCACGTCGGTCAGTACGACGTCGACGTGGTCTCCGGGCCGCTGGCCACCGAGCTGGTCCCCGCACAGTCCGAGGGTGGCTACCACGTCGTGAAGTTCGGCGACGCCGAGCTCAAGGCCCGCTCCGTCGTGCTCGCCACCGGCGCCCGCTGGCGCCACATGGGCGTCCCGGGCGAGGAGGAGTACCGCAACAAGGGCGTGACCTTCTGCCCCCACTGCGATGGACCGCTGTTCAAGGGCAAGCGGATCGCCGTCATCGGCGGCGGCAACTCCGGCGTGGAGGCCGCGATCGACCTGGCCGGCGTCGTCGGGCACGTCACGGTGCTGGAGTTCATGCCCCAGATGCGTGCCGACCAGGTGCTGCAGGACAAGCTCCGCTCGCTGCCCAACGTCGACGTGCTGCTCAACGTCGCGACCACCGAGGTGGTCGGTGACGGCAAGGCGGTGACCGGCCTGCGGTACGACGAGCGAGAGTCCGGGGAGTCCAAGAAGCTCGAGCTCGAAGGGATCTTCGTCCAGATCGGCCTGCTGCCCAACACCGAGTGGCTCAAGGGCTCGGTCGAGCTGTCCGAGCGCGGCGAGATCGTCGTCGACGGCCACGGGCGCACCTCGATCCCCGGCGTCCTCGGCGCCGGTGACTGCACCACGGTCCCCTACAAGCAGATCGTGGTCGCGGAGGGCGCCGGAGCCACCGCCGCCCTGTCGGCCTTCGACCACCTGATCCGCACCTCGGCGCCGGCCACCACGTGA
- the ahpC gene encoding alkyl hydroperoxide reductase subunit C: MNLMNTKILPFATTAFKDGEFVEVTEKDVLGKWAIFFFYPADFTFVCPTELGDMADHYEELQQLGVEVFSVSTDTHFVHKAWHDASETIGKIKYYMLGDANGVITNNFQNMREGAGLADRATFLIDPEGTIQFMEVTCEGVGRNAAELMRKVKAAQYIAAHPGEVCPAKWEQEGETLKPGLDLVGKI; this comes from the coding sequence ATGAACCTCATGAACACCAAGATCCTCCCCTTCGCCACGACCGCCTTCAAGGACGGCGAGTTCGTCGAGGTCACCGAGAAGGACGTCCTGGGCAAGTGGGCGATCTTCTTCTTCTACCCGGCCGACTTCACCTTCGTCTGCCCCACCGAGCTCGGTGACATGGCCGACCACTACGAGGAGCTCCAGCAGCTCGGCGTCGAGGTCTTCTCGGTCTCCACCGACACCCACTTCGTGCACAAGGCCTGGCACGACGCCTCCGAGACCATCGGCAAGATCAAGTACTACATGCTGGGCGACGCCAACGGCGTCATCACCAACAACTTCCAGAACATGCGTGAGGGCGCCGGCCTCGCCGACCGCGCCACCTTCCTGATCGACCCCGAGGGCACCATCCAGTTCATGGAGGTCACCTGCGAGGGCGTCGGCCGCAACGCCGCCGAGCTCATGCGCAAGGTCAAGGCCGCGCAGTACATCGCCGCCCACCCGGGCGAGGTCTGCCCCGCCAAGTGGGAGCAGGAGGGCGAGACCCTCAAGCCGGGTCTGGACCTCGTCGGCAAGATCTGA